TCTGTTAATTGAGCAGATGGGTATCCCGCTACCAAGTATTGATAATACCTGGATTTATGGGGTGTTATTGATTGCTTTTACGGTAGTAGTTTTGGTTATTTCAATTAATGCTTCAATCAAGATTTATCAAAAAAAAGAGTTTTAACTTTGAGATATTGGTTAATATCAAAAGGATCGTTCAAGAAAATATCCGAATGCTGTTAAGGGAGAGTAACCTTAGAAAATATGTTGTTAATATTAAGAGGAGAAAATAATGAAGGGTTTAATCTTAAAGGATCTGATCAATTTAAAGGGTTTACTCAAATTTCAAGGGATCACAATTCTCGTTTTTGCGCTGATGTTTATTTTAATGGGAAATAGTTTTTTTTTAGGTATGATTATTTTGATGTTTGCAACGATGGTGATTACCACCATCAGTTATGATGAGGTTGATAAGTGGGATATGTATGCATTGACGATGCCGGTAACGCGGCAAGAAATGGTCGTTAGTAAATATTTGGTAATGATCATCGTAAATAGTCTAGGGGGTATGTTTGCTCTGATTGTTGGATTTATTGGAGCTGTAATTATGAGACAAACCTTTTTCACAGAGATAGCTGCGATGATCGGGTTTATTTATATTATCACTTATAACCTTGGTTCGACGATGATTCCTCTGATTTATAAGTTTGAAACAGAAAAAGCCCGATTGATGTTAATGTTTTGCGCTTTGATTCCTACGGCTTTGATTTTTTATATCGCCCAGATGGATATTTCGCTACCAGGGATCGATAATGCCTGGGTTTATGTGGGGTTATTGATTGGTCTTACGGTAGTCGGTTTGATTATTTCGATTAATGCTTCACTTAAAATTTATCAGAAAAAAGAATTTTAAACAGTAAAAAAGATCTGAACAAATTGTCCGGACCTCAAAAGACAAAGATACCCGTGCCGACGATCTTGGGTGATTGCCAGCACGGGTTTGGGTTATCTTTATCTTTTTTTCTAAAGATGATTTATCTTAAACCGCTTAACAATTAGTCTTCTAGCCGTTCCTGCAAATTGCCTTCAAAAGCATTAATCCCGATTCGATCAAGAACTGCTGAGATCCGTTCACCATCGGTTCCCAACTCCATATAGGTTTCCAGAATTTTTTCGATCAGATTGGGAATTTCTTCGACTGCATACAAGTCGGTTAAGCGGTCGCCAAAACGGTATCCGCGACCCATGCGGCCCCCTAAATAGACGGCAATTCCACGAACTTCTTCAGTTGCAGCTCCGGTCGTGCAAACTTGAGCGCATTTCCCGCAATTGACACATTTTTGTTCATCCCAAACGAGTTTTTTATTGACCATCGTCAGTGCTTTCGCACGACACCCCTTCAGACATTTTCCACAATCAACGCAGGCATCCCAGTCGAATTGAACATAGGCCTGTCCGACCAGACCAATATCGTTGGTATTGGCTTTGGCGCAATTATTAGGGCAGCCGACAAAGGTGATTTTGGTTTTGGAATGGAGATCCCGGCCAAAAAACTGGTCATGACAGAGTCCGCACAGTTTTTGAGTATCGTAAAGTCCATGTTGGCAAACGGTACCTTTGCAGGCTACCAATGGCCGGATTTTTTTACCGGTCCCGCCATGCGTCAACCCATTGGCATTAAGGGCCGATTTAACCGCTTCGATATCCTCGTAGTGAATCCAGGGAATTTCAATTGCCAGTCTGGTGGTTTCGCCTAAATAACCTCGGCCGAATTTTTCGGCGATCGTTGCTAAAGCTTGAAGTTCGGCAGAGGTGAAATTTCCGGCCCGGCTCAAAACCCGGATGGAAAAATAACCGTCCTGCTGTTGTGCTAAAATGCCCTGGGCTTTTAATGCTGCTATTTCGTTTTGTGTGATCACGAGATTACCTGCTTTCGTATAATGGGTATGAGAAAATGGTTAAGAATAGGTATGGTTATTGAAGTAATAACGACCAAATTTTTTAGAATACCCAATTAAGTATTTTATATATTGTATGCTTTGTTTCTAAAAACAATATTAAATTTTATCCGCAAATAAAGCAAGATTGTGTTAAAATAAACTAAACTTTAGAGAAAAAGGAGTAGCGAATGTTAAAAATTGAACAGGTGTCGAAAACTTATGGAGATAAAAATGAAAAAGCAGTTGATAATATAAGCTTTGAGGTGCATCCCGGTGAAATATTTGGTTTTGTGGGGCCAAATGGAGCCGGAAAAACAACGACGATTAAAATGATTGTCAACCTCCTGGCCCCGAATACGGGAAAAATAATCATCAATGGAATTGACAATCAGGAAAATATCCTGGAAGCAAAAAAGCAGTTTAGTTATGTACCGGATAATCCGGAATTATTTGAAAAAATTAAGGGTATTGAATATCTTAAATTTATTGCGGATGTTTATCAAATTCCGACTGCGGACAGACAAGCTAACATTGAAAAGTTTTTGGATATTTTTGAAATAAAAGATGCCGTCAATGACCCGATAGGATCTTATTCTCATGGGATGAAGCAGAAATTGGCATTGGTTGGGGCACTGATCCATGATCCGCAAGTTTTTATTCTGGATGAACCAATGGTCGGTTTAGATCCCAAGGCTTCTTTTGAACTTAAAAAAATTATGAGAGAACATTGTGATCGCGGACGATCGGTGTTTTTTTCCACCCATGTTCTGGATGTTGCCGAGAAAATTTGCGACCGGATTGCGATTATTAAAAAAGGGAAGCTCATTGAAGTCGGAACAATGACAGAAATTCGCGAAAAAGCCGGCAGTCAGGAATCACTCGAAAATATTTTCCTAGAGTTAACAGAATAATGAAAGATATTATTAATTTAACGAAGTTATTTATCAATGAGTCGGTGGGGTTTTCGCAATTTTTCTATAATCGCAAATATAATAAAAAAGAGTTTTATAAACAGTTATTTACGATGATTATTGTTCCGGTGGCGTTAATTCCGGCATTTTTTATGTACATCTCGCTGATGGTAGCCACTTATATTGGTTTGGGGATGGTCAATCAGACATCGGTTTTTTTAAGTATCGGCTATATTATGGCAACCGTTCTGATTATCATTTTTGGGATAATGTATATTTTTTCTGAATTTTATTTTTCAAATAACATTGAAGAATTGATTCCATTACCGATTAGCCCCCGAAAATTGATTATCTCAAAGTTTTTTAGCATCATGGTATTTGAATATATCTTTACCGCTTTTATCTTTGTTCCGGTTTTGATTATTTATGGTGTTGGCGAAGGTATGGGATTTGTTTATGTTATTTTGTCTTTACTGGTGTTTTTAACGATCCCCGTGATTCCGTTGGCATTGTTGACCGCACTGATAATGCTTATTATGCAGTCAGCTTCAGTTAAAGGCCGCCAGGATGTATTGCGGATTATTTTCGCTTTTTTAGGTATTGGTTTGATTTTTGGGGTGCAAATCTGGTTTTCAACGCAAATAGGCAGTGGTGATGCTGATTTTCAACAGGCCTTGAATGTCATGCTCTCGAATAACGAAGGGTTTTTAAGTACGATTGGTTACTTTGTGCCCACCAGCTTTATCGTGGCCTGGGCGCTAAATCGAATTACTTTAATGTCCGTCGTGTGGGTTTTCGCATTGTGGGGCGTAGCAGTATTAGCCTGTACCATAATGGTTTTGATCGGCGAACGGGTTTATCTCAAGAGCATCGTCAGTGGAAAAGTTATGAAAAGGGGGAAACAATTAAACGGCGTTGAACGAAATAAAGCATTGGGCAAAAAAAGCCATGGGGCGATGGCAGTGTTTATGATGGATTTGCGAATTCTTTTAAGAACGCCAGTCTACTTCTTTAACAATTTCAGTGTTGTTTTTATTGCGCCAATTTGTATTATAATCACGTTTTCTTTTATCGAGATGACGCCCGAAGATCTACAGGGGATACAGGTATTTTTTAACGAGATGCCGGTCGTGATTAACTTTTTATTGATTTCGTTTTTTATTTTTTTTGGCGGGACATCGGCGACTACCGCAACTACTTTTTCGCGCGAGGGTAAAGCCTCCTGGATGACACGCATTATCCCGGTAACCGCTAAAGATCAGATTATTGGACGAACTGGCGTGGCGCTCCTGACCCAAAGTCTGGGGATCATTTTTACGATTATGGCGGTTAAATTTGTATTTCCGTTAAGCTTATCAAGCTTGGTTCTGAGCGGCGTATTGGGCATAATCGGATCGGTGCCGATTTTATTATTCGGTTTATTTATCGATATGAATCGTCCTAAACTTAATTGGGATAATCCGCAAAAAGCGATTAAAAATAATATGAATGTGATCATTACGCTTTTTGTGGGGATGATTTATGCGGGTTTACTCATTGCAATTAGTGGTCTGGTGGGGTATTTTGTTAACCAACTGTTGGGATATTGTCTTTTTGTCTTGATCAGCTTAGCTTTGAGTTTTGCTTTTTATAAGTTAATAGACAATCGATTGGTGAGAGAATTACTGAATTTTGAATAGAAAATAAAGATTAAGTTAATAGTAGGCAATCATAATAGAAAGGCAGATTGGAATAACTGAATCATAAAACAAACAGTTGTTATTTTAAAAACACAAATGCAATTAAAAAAAAAGGAGTTAAGCATGGCACTCGACAATAAGCAAAAGAAATCAAATCGACTGGTGCATGAAATGAGTCCTTATCTGTTACAACATGCCTACAATCCAGTCAATTGGTATCCCTGGTCGGATGAGGCATTTAATCTGGCCAAAAGACAGGATAAACCGATTTTCCTTTCGATCGGTTACAGTACTTGTCACTGGTGTCACGTAATGGAAAAAGAATCCTTTGAAGATGCCGAAGTGGCGGAATACCTGAATAAATATTTTATCAGTATCAAGGTTGACCGGGAAGAACGACCGGATATTGATCAAATTTATATGACTTTTTCGCAAGTCAGCACTGGGCAGGGGGGATGGCCGCTCAATGTTTTTTTAACGGCGGAGCGAAAGCCTTTTTATGTCACAACTTATTTGCCAAAACGGTCACGTTACGGCCATCCCGGATTAATGGATGTATTAGTGGGAATTGAAGGTCAGTGGCGTCAAAATAATGAAGAGATTATTTATTCAGCTGATAAGATGACCAGTCTTTTAAATGATTTGGAGATTCGCAAGGATGAAAATAAATTAAAACGGACCATCTTTTTTGATGCCTACGATTTTTTTGATGAAAGTTTTGATGATCGTTATGGCGGATTTGGGAAAGCCCCTAAATTTCCAACCCCACATCATTTGTTTTATCTGTTACGGTGTTACCAGGCTTTTAATCAGCCGGATGCCCTGGTAATGGTGGAGAAAACGCTAAAACAGATGTATCAGGGCGGCCTTTTTGATCACATTGGTTTTGGCTTTTCCAGATATTCGACGGACGAACAATGGCTGGTTCCGCATTTTGAAAAAATGTTGTACGACAATGCCCTGCTTGTGATGATCTATGCCGAAACCTATCAGGTGACAGGAAATCCGCTGTATAAAAAAATAGCCCAAAAAACGATAACCTATGTGAATCGGGATTTGCGGTCTGAAGAAGGTGGCTTTTTTTGTGCCGAAGATGCCGATTCGGAAGGTGAAGAAGGGCGATTTTACGTCTGGTCGATGGAGAAGGTCGAAAAAATATTAGGTAAAAAGCGGGCAGCGGTATTTTTTAAGTTTTATCCCATGACTGCCAAAGGAAATTTTGACGGGAAAAACATTCCCAACATGATTCCCGTTGATCTTGATCTTATTGAGGCCAATCCCGAGCTGGAAAAAGTGCTGGATGAAATGAAAGCAGATCTTTTTAATCAACGTGAAAAACGGATTCATCCCCATAAAGATGATAAAATTTTGACCGCCTGGAATGGTCTGATGATCACTGCGCTGGCAATGGCAGGACGGATTTTTGATCAGCCGGAGTATCTCATTCAAGCCGAAGAAACGATGGCCTTCATTGAAAATAAAATGACCAGACGAAACGGTCGTCTTTATGCGCGGTATCGTTTGGGTGAAGCTAAAATATTAGCTTATCTGGATGATTATGCCAGCGTGATTTGGGGGTATCTGGAATTATATCAAGCAACCTTTAAAACCGAATATCTGGAAAAGGCGATTCTCCGGGCAGTCGATATGATAAATATTTTTGGGGACGATTTTGGCATGTCCGGCTTTTTTCAGTATGGCAACGATGCCGAAAAATTAATTGCCCGACCTAAGGAAATTTATGATAATGCGCAACCATCAGGAAATGCACTGGCGGCTTGTTGTTTGCTCAAGTTGGGAAAAATAACCGGAGAACAAAAATATATCGATATTGTCAATGGGATGTTTGCTTATTTTGCCGGAAATCTGAATCAGGCCCCAATGGCCAGTACGATGATGTTATGTGCAAAATTGTTTCATGAGCAACCAACGACCGAGGTTGTTTTTGCGGGTTACGAAAAAGATCCCACGATTCGGGCAATGAATCAGCGCTTAAATAAATTGTTTTTGCCCTTTTCAGTGGTGCTGTTTAATAAAAGTGAAAAAGATTTAAAAACAATTAATGCCTTTGCCGTGAATCAGCAAATGATTCATGGACAACCCACCGCCTATGTCTGCAAAAACTATCGGTGCGAAGAACCGGTCAACGATCTGGAGTCCTTTCTTAAAATTATTGAAGAGTGATTAGTCCTTTGTGAAATGGGGTACGAAAATGATAAAGAACAGAAAGGTAGGAAAAAAGATCATGAACTATCAGAAAAAAGATCAAAAAACTTTGTTAAAGACACTATCGCCGGAGCAATATGCGGTGACCCAAAAAAATGCTACGGAACCACCTTTTCAAAATGAATATTATAACGAATATCGTAAGGGAATTTATGTTGACATTACTACCGGTGAACCACTTTTTGCATCGACAGATAAATTTGAGTCGGGCTGCGGCTGGCCGAGTTTTTCAAAACCGATTGATCCCAAGTTAGTAAAGGAACTAAATGATTCGACCTTGAGGATGTCCCGGACTGAGGTTCGGAGTGCAACTGGAGACGCTCATCTGGGGCATGTTTTTGATGATGGTCCGGCAGAACGCGGAGGCTTGCGATATTGCATCAACAGTGCGGCGCTTAAGTTTATCCCCAAAGATGAAATGGCGGTTAACGGATATGAAGCGTATTTGCAATTGGTTGATTAGATCGTAAATTTAGGGGTATAAAATGATCAGGCTATCTTTTGTAATATATGGAATCGGGTTTGAAAAACGGCAATTGATAATAATAAGATAAGTAATTAAAAAAAGGAGAAAACACGTGAATAGTTTAGAATTTGCAATTAATATGGAACTTGATGGGCAAAAGTATTATTTGGAACAAGCTGAAAATAATAAAGACAATAGCTTAAAAACCGTGTTTCTGTTGCTGGCTAAAGATGAAGGTTGTCATGCTGACATGATAAAGAAAGAGTTAGCCGAAACAAGCTATGAATTAATTGATAATAAAATTTTAGCGGAAACAAATAATGTTTTTAAAGGCGTAGGCGATTTTAAAAATAGATTCAAGGAAATTCCAAATCAGATTGATGTCTATCGCATGGCGCTAAAACGAGAACAAGAAAGCATTGATTTATATAAAAAATTCTTAAATGATGCGGTTGATGAAAGCAGCAAAAAACTTTTTGGTTTTTTGGTTAAACAAGAAGAAAATCATTACCGAATTTTTGATAACCTCATTACTTTGATTGAACGTCCGGAAGAATGGGTGGAAGATGCGGAGTTTGGAACACGAGAAGAATATTAATCGAATCGGATAACGATAAGATTGTTTTAGATTTTATACGAAGATACATAAAAAATACGTGACAAAACTCGATATATTTGATATAGTACATTAGGACAAAAAATTAATATTTATTATAAAACAGGTGTCGGTAGTAATCAAATGGATTACAAGCCGGTGAAAAGGGAAGTTGGGTGAAAGTCCCACGCGGTCCCGCCGCTGTAAGAGAAGAGTTCCTCTAAGAATGCCACCATAATTGGGAAGGCAGGAGAGAACGTTGACGCTTGAGCCAGAAGACCTGCCTGCTTTAATAACTCAAACTCTACGAGAGATAGAGGAGGTTTATTTTTGCGGGCTTTTTGCGACCTCACTATCTTTTTAGA
This is a stretch of genomic DNA from Acetobacterium woodii DSM 1030. It encodes these proteins:
- a CDS encoding ferritin-like domain-containing protein; translated protein: MNSLEFAINMELDGQKYYLEQAENNKDNSLKTVFLLLAKDEGCHADMIKKELAETSYELIDNKILAETNNVFKGVGDFKNRFKEIPNQIDVYRMALKREQESIDLYKKFLNDAVDESSKKLFGFLVKQEENHYRIFDNLITLIERPEEWVEDAEFGTREEY
- a CDS encoding putative ABC transporter permease subunit — protein: MKDIINLTKLFINESVGFSQFFYNRKYNKKEFYKQLFTMIIVPVALIPAFFMYISLMVATYIGLGMVNQTSVFLSIGYIMATVLIIIFGIMYIFSEFYFSNNIEELIPLPISPRKLIISKFFSIMVFEYIFTAFIFVPVLIIYGVGEGMGFVYVILSLLVFLTIPVIPLALLTALIMLIMQSASVKGRQDVLRIIFAFLGIGLIFGVQIWFSTQIGSGDADFQQALNVMLSNNEGFLSTIGYFVPTSFIVAWALNRITLMSVVWVFALWGVAVLACTIMVLIGERVYLKSIVSGKVMKRGKQLNGVERNKALGKKSHGAMAVFMMDLRILLRTPVYFFNNFSVVFIAPICIIITFSFIEMTPEDLQGIQVFFNEMPVVINFLLISFFIFFGGTSATTATTFSREGKASWMTRIIPVTAKDQIIGRTGVALLTQSLGIIFTIMAVKFVFPLSLSSLVLSGVLGIIGSVPILLFGLFIDMNRPKLNWDNPQKAIKNNMNVIITLFVGMIYAGLLIAISGLVGYFVNQLLGYCLFVLISLALSFAFYKLIDNRLVRELLNFE
- a CDS encoding ABC transporter ATP-binding protein; protein product: MLKIEQVSKTYGDKNEKAVDNISFEVHPGEIFGFVGPNGAGKTTTIKMIVNLLAPNTGKIIINGIDNQENILEAKKQFSYVPDNPELFEKIKGIEYLKFIADVYQIPTADRQANIEKFLDIFEIKDAVNDPIGSYSHGMKQKLALVGALIHDPQVFILDEPMVGLDPKASFELKKIMREHCDRGRSVFFSTHVLDVAEKICDRIAIIKKGKLIEVGTMTEIREKAGSQESLENIFLELTE
- the msrB gene encoding peptide-methionine (R)-S-oxide reductase MsrB: MNYQKKDQKTLLKTLSPEQYAVTQKNATEPPFQNEYYNEYRKGIYVDITTGEPLFASTDKFESGCGWPSFSKPIDPKLVKELNDSTLRMSRTEVRSATGDAHLGHVFDDGPAERGGLRYCINSAALKFIPKDEMAVNGYEAYLQLVD
- a CDS encoding thioredoxin domain-containing protein, producing MALDNKQKKSNRLVHEMSPYLLQHAYNPVNWYPWSDEAFNLAKRQDKPIFLSIGYSTCHWCHVMEKESFEDAEVAEYLNKYFISIKVDREERPDIDQIYMTFSQVSTGQGGWPLNVFLTAERKPFYVTTYLPKRSRYGHPGLMDVLVGIEGQWRQNNEEIIYSADKMTSLLNDLEIRKDENKLKRTIFFDAYDFFDESFDDRYGGFGKAPKFPTPHHLFYLLRCYQAFNQPDALVMVEKTLKQMYQGGLFDHIGFGFSRYSTDEQWLVPHFEKMLYDNALLVMIYAETYQVTGNPLYKKIAQKTITYVNRDLRSEEGGFFCAEDADSEGEEGRFYVWSMEKVEKILGKKRAAVFFKFYPMTAKGNFDGKNIPNMIPVDLDLIEANPELEKVLDEMKADLFNQREKRIHPHKDDKILTAWNGLMITALAMAGRIFDQPEYLIQAEETMAFIENKMTRRNGRLYARYRLGEAKILAYLDDYASVIWGYLELYQATFKTEYLEKAILRAVDMINIFGDDFGMSGFFQYGNDAEKLIARPKEIYDNAQPSGNALAACCLLKLGKITGEQKYIDIVNGMFAYFAGNLNQAPMASTMMLCAKLFHEQPTTEVVFAGYEKDPTIRAMNQRLNKLFLPFSVVLFNKSEKDLKTINAFAVNQQMIHGQPTAYVCKNYRCEEPVNDLESFLKIIEE
- a CDS encoding ABC-2 transporter permease; translated protein: MKGLILKDLINLKGLLKFQGITILVFALMFILMGNSFFLGMIILMFATMVITTISYDEVDKWDMYALTMPVTRQEMVVSKYLVMIIVNSLGGMFALIVGFIGAVIMRQTFFTEIAAMIGFIYIITYNLGSTMIPLIYKFETEKARLMLMFCALIPTALIFYIAQMDISLPGIDNAWVYVGLLIGLTVVGLIISINASLKIYQKKEF
- a CDS encoding 4Fe-4S binding protein, yielding MITQNEIAALKAQGILAQQQDGYFSIRVLSRAGNFTSAELQALATIAEKFGRGYLGETTRLAIEIPWIHYEDIEAVKSALNANGLTHGGTGKKIRPLVACKGTVCQHGLYDTQKLCGLCHDQFFGRDLHSKTKITFVGCPNNCAKANTNDIGLVGQAYVQFDWDACVDCGKCLKGCRAKALTMVNKKLVWDEQKCVNCGKCAQVCTTGAATEEVRGIAVYLGGRMGRGYRFGDRLTDLYAVEEIPNLIEKILETYMELGTDGERISAVLDRIGINAFEGNLQERLED